The Gracilibacillus caseinilyticus genome segment GGTTGGAACACGCTTTTTTGAAAGTATGTTCCACCTCCATCCCTTGTGCCCCAATGGTTTCAACCAAAGTGGAACACAGGTGCACAAAATTTCTTAAATTGATATATATTATAAATATTTATAATAATATGTAATAAACTATATATATTTCTCAAACTATCTCCGACTTAGAAAAAAGTATGTTCCTATGTTCCAGTTAGTCTATATCCCTTGTGGCTCTAAGTTTAGAGGTGGAACATGGTTTTTAAAAAGTATGTTCCAGTGCCCTAAAGTGTGTTCCATTTAAAAAAAAGTATGTTCCACCTTAATTTAGACTAATGCCTTTCCAAGTTGGTTTTTTGTTATTCTTGTTTGGTCTGTATTGCTCTAATTTTAAATTGGCTTTTATGTATCTATTAAACTTTATTTTTGTAAGAGGTTTATATCCGTCTTCATCACAATATGTTTTATATGCTTTATACAAAGTATCGCCTATTATTTCAGCATCTTCATTGATATTACAAACTTCATCAATAAATAATGAAATAGGATTAGACTCCTTCATATGATTCGTTTTTAATTCTTCTGTATGTTGGTTTTCTGAGAATCGGTAATTATTAGATCTCAATCTATCTAATCCATCTAAGGCTAGATTTAATAATGTTGATAGTGATTCTTCGGTTGTTAATTTATCTGGTAATTGTTTATCTTCATTTTTTCCGCCTCTAAACCTATTTGGCAAAGGAATCATGATCCACCTATCCGACCAAGCTTGTGACATATCGTTAGAATCAGGTATAGTGTTCATACAAAAAATATGCTTAGCAGTTGGTTTAATGATTTCTTGCGGCTTTCCTTTTTCCTCCACTAAGATTTCTCCACCTGTTACAGAAGATTTAAACTTTCCTGTATCCGAAAACCTTTGTTTCTTTAAATCATCAACTACGTTCAATATTTTCCCTTTTAAACGGATGGCACTAAATTTATCAGCGTCTATGTCTTGAGCAGGAACAGTGCTGTAATTTCCATTACCAACAAATGCTTGCAACATAGTAACCATTACTGATTTGCCACTACCCCCACCACTTTGGAGTATAAATGCCTTCTGCGCTTTAGTATCACTTGTTAGAATGTAACCAATCATTTCATGAATCAATGGAACAGATTCTTTATGTACCACACTTTCAATAAAATTATTTACTGTAGGGTTGTTGGCTTTCGGATCGTATGTGACAGGTAACTGAACAGTAGAAATTCTTTTATATGTATGATCTTTCAATTCTTTTGTCTTTAAATTTAACAAGCCGTTATTTACGTTAATCCACCCATCATTAGGATTGATTTTAGTTGTATTTGTCCTAATATCATTATTAGTTTTAATCCAATCAATTACTTCACGCTTTCTATGTGCTGAACTTTCTTCTTTTAATATGTTTTGGATGATTTTATTAATCTTCGGCTCACCGTTAGGCAAATACACACCATCTCGGTAGTAGTAAAGCGTACCACCATCAAAGAAAGTTTTTATTTTGCTGTTTATTGCTCTTCCTAATTTTGATGGTAAAAATTTATTCTTTTCTTTACTGAAAAAATTTCTTACATCCCATTCATCTTGTTTATTTCCTTTATCATCATTTGATTTTTTTGTTTCCTCTTTTTCATTATGTATTGGCTTTTCAAATTCAGGCTTCCACTTTTCAACAAATTCCCGGACAACTTCTTTTCTATTTTTATAATCATCCTTAGTTAAAATACCATCCCATTCGTAATCTTTATCATGGTATATGGCAATTTGTTTTTCGTATTCCTCTGGATATAATTTTTTGACCTTTTCAGCTTTAATTTCCTCCATTCCTTCTTTGTACTTCCATCCACCAAAAGGATTAATTGTCACATTTTCCTTATTTTGCATTAATTAATTTCCCCCATATATTCATTATTGATATTGCTTCTTATATTGCGCCAGTACCTCTCTCAAACGATCATCCTTTTCAAAAAGAGTGTAGTACAACCCATTCTTTGGATTGATAGATTTTGTTATGTAAGATATTCCATTTCGTTTGATTTCCTTGCTCAAATCTGGACTGTAACAGAAAAAATAATTATTTTCCTTTTTCATTTGTATTATTCTCCTTTTATTTATCAATCTACTTACACCCTTTATAAAGAGTGCATCTCACTAAAATATTTGAACTCCAAGTTTTTGTAATTCTTTAAATATTATTTCGTATGATTCATCTTTAATTGGATATTCAGTGTCACATGATTTACACTTAACTATATCCTCGGAAAATCTTACTTCTACAGTGGTTTCTTCATTACAATTCTCACATTCATACTTTTTTCTATCACTTTATTTTCAAATTGTTTCTTAATAATATCTTTAACTTTACTATCCATTTTTTATTTATCCCCTTTTATTTAATTTAATTATCGCTTTACTAACCATCTATATCAGCTTTGAAATAATCAAGCGCATCACCCTTTCCATGTTCATTGGATTAATCTAAGTATCCAATATTCGATCCTTTGCTAATTTCGTATTCATCCTGAAGTTCAGGAAAGGAATCTGCATCTATTACATCAATATTTAAAAATGTTTCGGCTGCCTGTTCGTACCAATAGTTAAAACCTTCATTTTGCTTTTCTTTCATAAACTGAATGACTTCTTCATCTAAGCCCTTCTCAGAAATAAAATTCACTAATAATTCAACTTTTTTAGTCAGTAAATTGTTTTCTTGTTCTTTTTCTGCAAATGCATTCATCAATCCTTGCGCTGCTTCTCTTTCTTCTTCGTTTAATTGGTAATCGTTTAAGTTCATTTTTATCAATCTCCCTTTTTATTTATTTATAGTTTTTTCTCACTTATCTAAAATAAGCGATTTGTTTACGCACTGACATTCTTTGCAAGTTCGTCACTTAATAATGAAAATAAAGACTCATATAACGAACGACTGAACCTACTCTTAATACTTTGATATGTAGTTTTGGTACATTCTTTCTTTCTCTGGACTCATGTTGGTTTTACCATTCTCGTATAAAGATATGTGTGCCTGTGTGCAGTCCAGTACTTCTGCCAGCATTTGGTGAGTGATCTTCTTCCTTTTCCGTTTTAACATCCATAATTCTCGATCATTTACTTCCAATAGCCATCATCCTTTCATTTATTTTTATAAGTGTGTTGCAAAATAAAATCATCCTCTACTTATTACTATACTGCCATTCACAATTGATGAAAGTAGCATTAAAAAAATTTTCATTTTTTTATTGACAGTTATACGATTTGTGGTATTATTATATATAGATTGACAGTTAAATATAATAGAGTTCAATTTATAGACACAAAAATAACAACCTTACACTATGTATTATAATGTTATTTGATAAATTCTGCAAGTAAACCCCAAAACTTTTTAAAATAAATATAGATTAGCACCTCGAATCCCTATTATATCAAGGATTCGAGGTTCTATTTTTTTATTAAATCATTAATTTTTCTTCTATTGTTTCAGGTTCTTTAGATTCTTTATCCAGTAAGTCCCAACTTTTAAGTAAAGGTAGCAGCGTATACTCTGGATGATTTACGGTCTTAGTGTATAGGTCTGAGAGGCTTATATTAGCTTTTCTGAGAGCTTCTAACTCAATATGATTAATTGGTTGTTGTAGTAGTTTTTCAAGCGCCTGTTGCTTATTTGTAGCGAATAGATGCATGAATTGTTCCTCTGTCATGTTACTAGCATTTCTTTTGTTAATTCTAAATTGATGAATTGCCTGAGTAAGATTGCCTGCTTCAATTTTAAAGTAATTTCTGTGAAAACTACTAAGATCATCATCAGACTTGATCAAAAAATCTATCAATCTCAAATGTTCTTCATGTACTTCTCCGTTTAAGATTTCCATTAATTCTTGTTTTTGTTCTTTTAGATTTGTCATTTTAATTCCTCCATTTTTATAATTTTATACTTAATGATATTCTACTTTTAATAGATTATTACTGTTTTAATCTTAGTTTTGATAGACTCTCTTCCATTACTTACTTTTACTGTGTCTATTACAAACAATACAACGATCTGAATAAAAATCGTATCTATGTTTGTTTCTGATGCGACAATCAATCCAGTGTTTTAATCTTCTTAGCATTTATTCACCCTCCTCAGACGTGACATCTTTCCTTAACACTCTTAACAATGCCTTGCTCTTCTGTCTGAGTCATGATGATTAATCCTTTATCTAACTCGAATCTAATTGGCTGATTATCGATATAATAAATTGTTCTGTATGGTGTTTTAGTTAGTCTAAGTTGACTTTCTAAATCTGAAACTTTTGCTAAATCAAACATAAAATGATCTTGTTCAGGTGTAAAAATCACCCACTTTTCCTGCATTTTTATCACCTTTCTTTTTTGCTTTTCATTAAAATCTAAATTTAGACAATGGACTACTACTGTTTGCCTTTACCTTTAACTTTTCATCGGTCAAAGACTGTAAATATCTCTGAGTAGTCGATATATCGGCATGTCCAAGCAAACGAGATAAGCTATAGATATCCATATTTGCTTTTGTATTGCTTACAACCTCAGTTGAGTAAAAATGCCTAAATTTGTGTGGATGAGCGTCTTTTACTCCTGTTCTATCAGCAGCTTCCTTCACAATGTTATGAACAGTAGCATGTGTGATTGGATCACCCTTATAGTTTAAAAAGTAATGAGGGTCATCATATCCTTTGGATTTTAAAAATTGTTTTCTAATTCGTTCATATTTAACCAAAATACGCTTTAATTGATGAGAGGCAAATACTACTCTTTCCTTGTTTCCTTTTCCTCTAATAAGTATTGTCGTATCTCTAATATCGTCTACGGTCATTCCTCTGACTTCCATTGCTCTTAATCCTAAGTCTGCCATCATGGCTACCATTGTCTTCCCTCTCATCTCTAGATAACTTTTATCCGACCAGCACCTAATCATCCTATATACTTCATCTTCTGTAAATCCCTGTTTTGTTTTCTTTGGTACTTTGGGTAAAGTTACTTTGTCCATTGGATTTGCCATCAAATATTCCTCTTTTACACACCAATTGAAAAAAGCAATAATTTGTTTCGCCATACTTACAATAGATTGAGGTTGCAAGCCTGACTTTTGCTTTTGATACACATAAGCTTTTAGATCATGATGTGTAATTTGCTCTAATTTTGTAATGGATCTTTTTTTAGTTAGATACTTTTTTAGTTGCTTATATTCTTGATGCTTATTTTTCATGGTCTTATCTGTGAAATTTCTAGCCAAACAATAGTATTTGTATTCTTCGAATGCATCTTCTAAAAACACGAAAAAACCACCCCCTCTGCTTTAATTTTTCTTACAGAAAGAGTGGTTTGAAAAACTAACCTATAAAGTTGAGAAAACTTCTACAAATCCCTATATGACGGCATTTAAACCCTATTTATTATCCATTTGGTTGTTCATAGAACGCATCATTTGCTTGATTTTCTTTTGTGACGGTTTTTGTCCCATCTGCATCATCATTGTTCGCAACATTTGTTCGTTAATAGGTGGGTTTTTCTTTAAATAGTTCATCATGTATTTTCTTGCGATAAAGAAGCCTAATGCTACCCCAGCAATCAGACAAGCAATCGCAATTAATACGACCCAGATTGTACTCATTCGCTAGTTTCCTCCTTAAACATATCTCTTATACAGTATAGTAAAAACTATCTAATAATACAAGCACTTGTTTCACGATTATGTAAGCATTGATCCGCTCAACTGTTATGCTATATTTGTAAGACTTACTGGTGATATGATTATTAAAAAAACATCACTACCGCCAAAAAACTACCTGATTAAAAATGAGACGAGGATCAGCTCCGTCGTCCCATTTCGCTTCATTAATTAGAATAATTCGTTCACGTGATTAACAACATTCTCCACAGTGAAGCCATATTCTTCAATAATTTTGTTTCCATTTGCAGATGCACCAAAGCGATCGATTGAAATAATCTTACCTTCGATACCTACGTAACGCTCCCAACCTAATGAAGAAGCCATTTCAACTGCAACACGTTTAGTTACTGCACTAGGTAATACAGATTCTTTGTAAGCAGCATCCTGCTTATCAAAGCGATCCCATGAAGGAATACTTACAACACTTACGTCTTTTCCTTCTTCTTTCAATTGTTTTTGTGCTTTTACCGCTAGCTGGACTTCAGAACCTGTCGCTACAAGAATTGCATCCGGTGTTTCTTTAGAAGCTGGACTTACAACATATCCACCTTTTTTCACACCTTCGTATGCTTTTTCTGCAGTACCATCTAGTGTTGGCAGGTTTTGACGAGTTAAGACTAATGCAGTCGGCTGAGATGTTGATTCTACAGCTAATCTCCATGCAGCCTGCACTTCGTTACCGTCTGCTGGACGAATAACAGAAAGGTTCGGCATTGCTCGGAAAGCAGCTAATTGTTCAACCGGTTCGTGAGTTGGTCCATCTTCCCCTACAGCAATGGAATCATGTGTTAATACATAAGTTACAGGTAGGTTTTGGATCGCTGATAAACGAACAGCTGGACGTAAATAGTCACTAAATACGAAGAATGTACCACCGAACACTTTTAATCCGCCATGTAATGCCATACCATTTAAAGCTGCTGCCATCGCGAATTCGCGTACACCGAACCAAATATTGCGGTTTTCTGGTGTTGCCGCAGAGAAATCTCCAGCATCTTTCAAATTAGTTTTGTTAGAACCTGCTAAATCGGCACTACCACCGAATAAAGTTGGGACTGTTTTGGCAATAGCATTTAACACTTCACCTGATGTAGCACGTGTTGCTGCTTCATCTTTTCCAGTTTCATATACTGGTAATTCTTTTTCCCAGCCTTCAGGTAATCTCTCATTGATCGCGTCATCTAATTCTTTTGCTAATTCTGGATGAGCATTTTTATAAGCGTCGAATAGTTCGTTCCATTTCTGCTCTTTCTCTTTACCATTGTCAACGATTTTTGTTTTGAAATCTTGGTAAACTTCTTCAGGTACATGGAATGCTTCATGTTCCCAACTATAGAATTCTTTTGTTAAGGCAACTTCTTCCGCACCAAGTGCTGCACCGTGAGAAGCTGCAGATCCTGATTTATTTGGGGAACCATAGCCAATTACAGTTTTCACTTCGATTAAAGTAGGCTGCTCTGTATTTTGTTTCGCTTCTGCAATCGCATTAGAGATTGCTTTCGTATCATTACCATCTTCCACACGAATTACTTGCCAGCCATATGCTTTGAAACGACCTTCTACATTTTCAGAAAATGATTTATTCAATTCCCCGTCTAATGAAATATCGTTGGAATCGTATAAAGCAATAAGTTTGCCAAGTTTCAGGTGACCTGCTAATGAAGCAGTCTCATGAGAAACACCTTCCATTAAGTCACCGTCACTGACAATAGCATAAGTGTGATGATCTACCATGTTATAGTCATCTTCGTTGTATTTAGCTGAAAGATGTTTCTCAGCCATTGCCATACCAACACTCATAGCAATACCTTGTCCTAATGGTCCGGTAGTTGCTTCTACACCATCAGTATGGTGAACTTCCGGGTGACCTGGAGTTCTGGAATCCCATTGACGGAATCCTTTAAGGTCTTCAATCGTTACATCATAACCAGATAAATGAAGTAAGCTATAAAGTAACATAGAACCGTGACCTGCAGAAAGTACGAAACGGTCTCTATTAAACCATTTAGAACTTTTTGGGTTATGGTTCATATGCTCAGTCCAAAGCGTATATGCCATTGGAGCAGCACCCATTGGTAAGCCCGGGTGTCCGGAATTTGCTTGTTCAATTGCGTCTATCGACAATGTTCTGATTGAATTAATAGACAATTGTTCAGTTTGGTTTGACATGATTTTTCCCCTTTCAATATCAAAAAAATATGTACGCACATCTATAATCCTATAACGAAATCCGCTATATGACAAGTATATTAAAGTTAAAACACGATAATTTTCGTTAGAATTATCAGTTTTTTCACCGAAATTCAACTTGTATGGTCGCTCCAGAACAAGTAGTTAAAGAAGAAGAAGTAACTACTTCTTCTTCTTTAACTGTTTTAATTTTTCTGGAGTAACGTCATCGCCATTCGGATCAACGACCGTCATTCCTTTTAATTGATTTTTAAAAGATTTCCTAACATTTTTCAAATAAGCTTCTCGTAATTCTTTTTGTTCTTTTTTTTCTTCTTCTGTTAAACCTTCTGATTTAGATTTTTTCGATAACTCATTAATACGAGCAATTTTATCTTGGGAAAGCATAATATATACACCTCGATTTCTTTTCCATCATTTTTATTCAGACATGAATGCATGTATTTTACCATGAAAAAAAGAGTATACATAACTTGTATACCCTGTCCTTCTATTTTAATCTTCCTTCATAGACTTTTCAAGTGATTGGTATTCCTGATAACGCCGATGGACCGTGGCTTTCGAAACATTATATCCCATCCCTCGTAAGACAGATGCAATTTCATGAAAGGTCAGATTATTTTTTCTCAGCCGTTTCACTTCTTCGATCGGAAAATGTTTGCGTTCTCTTCCTTTCGCAAGGTGTTGATTGGACAGATTCTCCGCTGGATTAAATCCGTTATCAACAGCTTTTCTCATGCCTCGTTTGATTTTAGCGTTATGTAATTTAAGTTGATATTCTTCCACAATCGAGACGATTTGTAATACCATCGAATCTCCTTCTGACAATTGCAATTCGCCATTCTGTGCTAAGCAAAAGATGGATACATCTAACCGTTGTAGCTGATGCAGTAAAGCGATCTTCGTATTTCCTCGCCCTAATCTCGTTTCATCTTGGATAAGTAATGTATCTGCTGTGTTGTTTTGAAATGCTTCGAGGAGAGTAAAGACACCTTCCCTTTCGATTTCATAACCGCTCTGTTTCTCTTCTATTACTTGCACAACCTCCATCTCATATCGGGATGCAAAATAACGCAATTCTTCCTTTTGCCGTTTGATTGAAGTCTCTTGTGTGTCTTTACTTGTACTTACCCGACAATAAATAATGGCTCTAGACATAAAACGTACACCTACAATTCTACAAGTTTGATACTGCTGAAAAATAAAAAAATGCAATACCTAGTATAAATGCTATCAAATAAAAAATGTCAACTTTCGATAAATTTTTTAACAACTTGCATCCCTCCCAGAACTTTTGTTCGTAATTTCATTATACACGAACAAGTGTTCATGTCAACTCTTTTTTCGAACGAATGTTTGTAATGCTATTCTATATATGCTATACTTTGATTAATAAATAATACGTGTTAGGAGATTGAAATATGACAAATCTATCAAAGCGACAAGAGGAGATTTTAGCTTATATTAAAGAACAAGTAGAGTTAAAAGGATATCCACCCTCTGTTCGCGAGATTGGAGAGGCAGTCGGTCTAGCATCTAGCTCAACGGTACACGGACATCTCGCGCGATTAGAGAAGAAAGGATATATTCGCAGAGATCCTACGAAACCAAGAGCAATTGAAGTATTGCCACAAGATGGCGATTTAGAAATCCCTAAGACAGAAGCAACCTTTGCTCCCGTAATTGGTAAAGTAACAGCAGGGCTTCCAATTACAGCAGTAGAAAATATTGAAGAATACATCCCAATCCCACATAATGAAATGCATGCAAGTGAACAGTTGTTCGTATTGATTATTGAAGGGGACAGTATGATTGAAGCCGGTATTCTCAATGGAGACAAAGTGATTGTCAAACAGCAAAACACAGCTGAAAACGGGGATATCGTAGTTGCCATGACAGAAGAAAGCGAAGCAACGGTAAAACGTTTCTTCAAGGAAAAGGATCATATTCGACTGCAGCCTGAAAACGCGACAATGGATGCGTTAATCTACGATAATGTTAGCATTCTTGGTAGAGTTGTCGGCTTATACCGCAGCTTATAATAGATTCAAAAAAAGCCTTTGGCGATACTACCAAAGGCTTTTTACACCAAGATATACACCCCCCTTCTTTTCACTTGTTAAAAATTCCTATATTTTTTCTTTGATTGGTTTGAAGTCTATCAAAATAGGTAATATATATAACAAAACCTTCTTTCGATTGCAGACATTGGATACCGACACATCAACTATCACCCACAGGACAATTAAACTAGCAATCACAGCCTATTATCTCCAAATTATTACAACAATATTAAAATCAGTAAATCTAGTAAACTTTTCCAACCTAATTACATACCTTATATAGAGAGGGTAAATTTTAAAGGAGTGAATTATAAAATGGTACAAAATAAGGTTCACTTAATTCCTTATACGATTCAATCGATTGAGGATTCCAAAAATGAGACCCCAGAAGGCGTTCAACTAGTACAGGCCCCTGCCTTGTGGGAAAAAGGTTTTGAAGGAGAAGATATAGTAGTTGCAGTGATAGACACTGGAATTGAGTCAGATCATCCAGACTTTAAAGATCAAATTATTGGCGGACGAAATTTTACAAGCGATTATAATGGAGACCAAAACAACTTTGAAGACAATAACGGTCACGGAACACATGTATCAGGAACTATTGCAGCAAGTCTTAATGGCGATGGGGTTGTGGGTGTTGCTCCAAAGGCTAAAATATTAAGTCTAAAAGCTTTGACTGGAGAAGGTTCAGGTGAGTATGACTGGATCATTAATGCGATAAACTATGCAGTTGAATGGCGCGGTCCGAACAACGTACGGGCACGAGTTATTTCCATGTCCTTGGGTGGGCCTAATGATATCACTGAAATGCATGAAGCCATTCAAAATGCAGTCAGTAAGGATATATCTGTCGTTGTCGCTACGGGAAATGAAGGAGATGGAAATGAGGAAACTCCTGAATATGCTTATCCTGGAGCGTATAACGAGGTCATTAGTGTAGGTGCTGTTGACTTAAACTTACAGATTGCTCCATTTTCGAATACTAATAATGAGGTAGATCTTGTAGCTCCAGGAGTAGATATTTTATCAACTTATTTAGATAGTAAGTTTGCTAAACTATCAGGAACATCTATGGCTGCTCCCCATGTAGCAGGTGCTTTAGCTTTAATCATTAATTTAAGTGAAAAAGAGTTTGAAAGATCTGTTATTGAGTCAGAAGTTTATGCTCAACTTGTTAGACGTACCCTACCACTTGAATTTCAAAATAGCGCTGAAGGTAATGGCTTTCTTTTGCTTAATCTGGTTGACCAACTAGATAGAATTATTGCTCCAAATGTAAACGAAACGAATAAAACTTCAAAGAAATAAAGAATCATTCTCCACCCATCGTTGTAACATCATTTTTGTAGGTTGCTATTAAGCACCTATCTTTCTATCCATTTCTTATGTCATAAAGAAAGGGGAAAATCATGAACAAATTGGAAGGTGAAAAATTAAAAAACACATTGCTGAAATTAAGAATTAATCAAAAGAAAATTAAAAATACGAAAGAATACTATGATGAAGAGGAAGATTTACGCATTATCAAAGAATATTATCGATACATTAACTTTGACGATGCAGACCCAACTAACTTATATGAGCAACTAAATAGATTAACGACAAGTACACATGAAAATCAACTTCCTTATAATTCTGAAACGCGTGATTATCTTTATTCTACAATTGATCTCCATATGGACGGGAACTTAAAAAGTATCTATTCAGGAAGCCACAAAGATCCTGAACAAACCATCAAAGAAGATCATGAAACAGTACAACTAAGGCAACAAGAGTATGAAAAATTGTCAAGTTATAAATCAGAAGAGGATGATTTGTGGATCAAATCATTAGCAAAAATTGAACGTGACAACATGTTTAATTGTGAACATGTCGTTCCTCAGTCATGGTTTGATGAAGATAATCCAATGAGAGGCGATCTACACCATCTTTTCACATGCGACAAAAAATGTAATTCGACCAGATCCAATTATCCTTACGTTGATTTCAAAGACTACACACCAGATATGGACATTGAGACAATAAAAACACAATGCGGAAAATACGAAAAAGAAAAATTTGAACCCGAAAGCGGCAAAGGTGAGGTTGCCAGAGCAACATTATACTTTTTGATAAGATATCCTGGGATAATTAATCAATACAACGATCTAGATATTGAAACCCTTCTAAATTGGCATCAAAAATTTGAAGTGTCCAAACACGAAAAACACCGTAATAAAGAAATATTCCATATTCAAAAGAATAGAAATCCCCTCATTGATTTTCCTGAATACGCAGATAGAATTAATTTCAAGCTAAGCAAAGATAGCAATTAATGGTTGTCATTATAAACATATTTTAACACCCTACTACCCTACTCCATAAATTTTCATGGATGAGTAGGCGAACTTCTCAAGATTTTTAACAGTCTGTTGGAGAGCATTCTCGCTAAGAATGCTCTTTTTTTATATGAAAAGAGAGTCCAATAAAAACTATCATGAAGAATAGGGACAGAAGCAAATCGTGCTCAATAGTAGCATTGTTCTTATTTTTAAATTTTTAAAGTACTGGGACATCGCTCCTCGCGTCCTGCGGGCTACGGGAGTCTACGTGGTTGACTTACGTTGATCAGATGATCATTTACGGGGGACGGTCTCGAGGTGGATAAATATAACTACGAAAAAGAAAAACCCCCAACACCAACAGTGCCAAGGGTTTCTGCTTATTAATATGATTGGATGTATTGTTCTCTTTCCCAAGGGTGTACTTGCGTACGGAACATATCCCATTCGATTTCTTTAGATTCAATAAAGTGCTCGAATAAGTGCTCTCCAAGCGCTTCGATGATTGTTTCATCTGTTTTTAATTGATCTAA includes the following:
- a CDS encoding DNA primase family protein, whose protein sequence is MQNKENVTINPFGGWKYKEGMEEIKAEKVKKLYPEEYEKQIAIYHDKDYEWDGILTKDDYKNRKEVVREFVEKWKPEFEKPIHNEKEETKKSNDDKGNKQDEWDVRNFFSKEKNKFLPSKLGRAINSKIKTFFDGGTLYYYRDGVYLPNGEPKINKIIQNILKEESSAHRKREVIDWIKTNNDIRTNTTKINPNDGWINVNNGLLNLKTKELKDHTYKRISTVQLPVTYDPKANNPTVNNFIESVVHKESVPLIHEMIGYILTSDTKAQKAFILQSGGGSGKSVMVTMLQAFVGNGNYSTVPAQDIDADKFSAIRLKGKILNVVDDLKKQRFSDTGKFKSSVTGGEILVEEKGKPQEIIKPTAKHIFCMNTIPDSNDMSQAWSDRWIMIPLPNRFRGGKNEDKQLPDKLTTEESLSTLLNLALDGLDRLRSNNYRFSENQHTEELKTNHMKESNPISLFIDEVCNINEDAEIIGDTLYKAYKTYCDEDGYKPLTKIKFNRYIKANLKLEQYRPNKNNKKPTWKGISLN
- a CDS encoding helix-turn-helix domain-containing protein produces the protein MEVNDRELWMLKRKRKKITHQMLAEVLDCTQAHISLYENGKTNMSPEKERMYQNYISKY
- a CDS encoding tyrosine-type recombinase/integrase, with protein sequence MFLEDAFEEYKYYCLARNFTDKTMKNKHQEYKQLKKYLTKKRSITKLEQITHHDLKAYVYQKQKSGLQPQSIVSMAKQIIAFFNWCVKEEYLMANPMDKVTLPKVPKKTKQGFTEDEVYRMIRCWSDKSYLEMRGKTMVAMMADLGLRAMEVRGMTVDDIRDTTILIRGKGNKERVVFASHQLKRILVKYERIRKQFLKSKGYDDPHYFLNYKGDPITHATVHNIVKEAADRTGVKDAHPHKFRHFYSTEVVSNTKANMDIYSLSRLLGHADISTTQRYLQSLTDEKLKVKANSSSPLSKFRF
- a CDS encoding YneF family protein, whose protein sequence is MSTIWVVLIAIACLIAGVALGFFIARKYMMNYLKKNPPINEQMLRTMMMQMGQKPSQKKIKQMMRSMNNQMDNK
- the tkt gene encoding transketolase; protein product: MSNQTEQLSINSIRTLSIDAIEQANSGHPGLPMGAAPMAYTLWTEHMNHNPKSSKWFNRDRFVLSAGHGSMLLYSLLHLSGYDVTIEDLKGFRQWDSRTPGHPEVHHTDGVEATTGPLGQGIAMSVGMAMAEKHLSAKYNEDDYNMVDHHTYAIVSDGDLMEGVSHETASLAGHLKLGKLIALYDSNDISLDGELNKSFSENVEGRFKAYGWQVIRVEDGNDTKAISNAIAEAKQNTEQPTLIEVKTVIGYGSPNKSGSAASHGAALGAEEVALTKEFYSWEHEAFHVPEEVYQDFKTKIVDNGKEKEQKWNELFDAYKNAHPELAKELDDAINERLPEGWEKELPVYETGKDEAATRATSGEVLNAIAKTVPTLFGGSADLAGSNKTNLKDAGDFSAATPENRNIWFGVREFAMAAALNGMALHGGLKVFGGTFFVFSDYLRPAVRLSAIQNLPVTYVLTHDSIAVGEDGPTHEPVEQLAAFRAMPNLSVIRPADGNEVQAAWRLAVESTSQPTALVLTRQNLPTLDGTAEKAYEGVKKGGYVVSPASKETPDAILVATGSEVQLAVKAQKQLKEEGKDVSVVSIPSWDRFDKQDAAYKESVLPSAVTKRVAVEMASSLGWERYVGIEGKIISIDRFGASANGNKIIEEYGFTVENVVNHVNELF
- a CDS encoding DUF896 domain-containing protein, which gives rise to MLSQDKIARINELSKKSKSEGLTEEEKKEQKELREAYLKNVRKSFKNQLKGMTVVDPNGDDVTPEKLKQLKKKK
- a CDS encoding YneB family resolvase-like protein; amino-acid sequence: MSRAIIYCRVSTSKDTQETSIKRQKEELRYFASRYEMEVVQVIEEKQSGYEIEREGVFTLLEAFQNNTADTLLIQDETRLGRGNTKIALLHQLQRLDVSIFCLAQNGELQLSEGDSMVLQIVSIVEEYQLKLHNAKIKRGMRKAVDNGFNPAENLSNQHLAKGRERKHFPIEEVKRLRKNNLTFHEIASVLRGMGYNVSKATVHRRYQEYQSLEKSMKED
- the lexA gene encoding transcriptional repressor LexA — protein: MTNLSKRQEEILAYIKEQVELKGYPPSVREIGEAVGLASSSTVHGHLARLEKKGYIRRDPTKPRAIEVLPQDGDLEIPKTEATFAPVIGKVTAGLPITAVENIEEYIPIPHNEMHASEQLFVLIIEGDSMIEAGILNGDKVIVKQQNTAENGDIVVAMTEESEATVKRFFKEKDHIRLQPENATMDALIYDNVSILGRVVGLYRSL
- a CDS encoding S8 family peptidase; translation: MVQNKVHLIPYTIQSIEDSKNETPEGVQLVQAPALWEKGFEGEDIVVAVIDTGIESDHPDFKDQIIGGRNFTSDYNGDQNNFEDNNGHGTHVSGTIAASLNGDGVVGVAPKAKILSLKALTGEGSGEYDWIINAINYAVEWRGPNNVRARVISMSLGGPNDITEMHEAIQNAVSKDISVVVATGNEGDGNEETPEYAYPGAYNEVISVGAVDLNLQIAPFSNTNNEVDLVAPGVDILSTYLDSKFAKLSGTSMAAPHVAGALALIINLSEKEFERSVIESEVYAQLVRRTLPLEFQNSAEGNGFLLLNLVDQLDRIIAPNVNETNKTSKK